From Salminus brasiliensis chromosome 21, fSalBra1.hap2, whole genome shotgun sequence, a single genomic window includes:
- the LOC140543076 gene encoding von Willebrand factor A domain-containing protein 1-like, giving the protein MRRLAIVGLLTLSACLQPTCARSDAPGTVFDCCEGDLLLLLDSSGSISSYEFSHLLQFLTVLLRPFILGRGHVRVGLLQVGTEPRLEFNFDAYNSQDALRDALLRTQQLRGDTNTEAALVLAQRLLRRPQGEDAPPRVLLWLTDGVQPGNVDEPLATLRREGVSVLAVSTGHANYLFFREAVTPPIETHLYFVDIDAIKIITEDLREAIIELIRAERLQVRDVGTHSAALQWRPVLVGGFGYYELRFGSGTEEWRMNLPPQQSWAELTGLQPDTQYTAWLTPHIPQERKHTLSTSFRTLPDVLSPVTVTVSESGVDRVRVSWAPLQPDRVERYLVEFGPIPRGDVQAVTLTGQESSALLTQLQPHTEYLITVTAVHTSGQERAMSVRACTQEVLPGLVDLQLTPVGSDSVKVDWRGHTEAAGLRGYWVRWETGEQFPSSPSSSSRYLPAQSLSTVLTHLSPNTRVCVLPVYRTARGEGLCCTALSHTAAAPWG; this is encoded by the exons ATGAGGAGGCTCGCGATTGTGGGGTTGCTCACCCTGAGCGCGTGCCTGCAGCCCACCTGCGCGCGCAGCGACGCACCTGGCACAG tGTTCGACTGTTGTGAGGGTGATCTCTTGCTCCTGCTGGACTCCTCCGGAAGCATCTCCTCTTACGAATTTTCCCACCTGCTGCAATTCCTGACTGTTTTACTCCGCCCCTTCATTTTGGGGCGTGGCCACGTGAGGGTTGGACTGCTGCAGGTGGGCACGGAGCCGAGGCTGGAGTTCAACTTTGACGCCTATAACTCTCAGGATGCACTGCGAGACGCACTGCTAAGGACCCAGCAGCTTCGGGGAGACACTAACACTGAAGCTGCACTGGTATTGGCCCAGAGGCTCCTACGGCGACCACAGGGGGAAGATGCCCCGCCCAGGGTGCTGCTGTGGCTGACTGATGGAGTGCAGCCAGGGAATGTGGACGAACCATTGGCAACACTGCGACGGGAGGGCGTATCTGTACTGGCGGTATCTACCGGTCATGCTAATTATCTGTTTTTCCGTGAAGCCGTGACTCCACCCATCGAGACACACCTGTACTTCGTAGACATTGATGCCATCAAAATCATCACCGAAGACCTGAGGGAAGCCATTATCg AGCTGATCCGGGCAGAACGTTTGCAGGTGCGGGACGTCGGTACCCACAGTGCTGCTCTACAGTGGCGGCCCGTTCTAGTTGGTGGATTCGGTTACTACGAGCTGCGCTTCGGTTCCGGCACGGAGGAGTGGAGGATGAACCTGCCGCCCCAGCAGAGCTGGGCTGAGCTCACCGGCCTCCAGCCCGACACACAGTACACAGCCTGGCTCACACCACACATACCGCAGGagcgcaaacacacactcagcaccagCTTCAGGACACTGCCcg atgtGTTGAGTCCGGTTACAGTGACCGTCTCAGAGTCTGGAGTGGACCGTGTGCGCGTGAGCTGGGCTCCACTGCAGCCGGACCGTGTTGAGCGCTATCTGGTGGAGTTTGGGCCAATTCCCCGCGGGGATGTGCAAGCAGTGACCTTGACTGGGCAAGAGAGCAGCGCACTGCTGACCCAATTGCAGCCACACACAGAGTACCTCATCACTGTCACTGCAGTTCACACCTCCGGCCAGGAGAGGGCCATGTCCGTCAGAGCCTGCACTCAGGAGG ttttgccCGGCCTGGTTGACCTCCAGTTGACCCCTGTGGGGTCCGACTCAGTAAAGGTGGACTGGAGGGGTCACACTGAAGCGGCCGGACTGAGGGGGTACTGGGTGAGATGGGAGACGGGTGAACAGTTTCCATCGTCACCATCATCTTCCTCACGCTACCTGCCCGCTCAGTCTCTCTCCACCGTTCTTACACACCTCAGCCCCAACacccgagtgtgtgtgttgccggTATACAGGACGGCGCGTGGGGAGGGGCTGTGCTGCACTGCACTTTCGCACACAG CTGCTGCTCCGTGGGGTTAG
- the ora4 gene encoding olfactory receptor class A-like protein 4, which translates to MEVLTIEAILFGILVFSGILGNVLVIYAVFQCSLDNPTHHLSPSDIILLNISMANLLTSLFRTVPIFISDLGLNVSLETNWCRLFMLLWVWWRAVGCWATLTLSIFHYATLKRKRISTCPQALKSDRRRTWGVLGLVWGANLVFSLPALVFTTHVRGNTTTEVMVISCTTRPLLGCMWDFPSRDQGSAFASASLVLNEVLPLCLMVGTNVATLHTLAKHIRAVTAGPDTVSAHVSSERKAGHVIMALVTLFVVCWVMQVAAVTYYNYDGGKHKDSLLTVSQFSSSLFVGFSPLVVALGHGKLRKKIMGMAHVWLLKVICSDTEEHKRAPENSSAINSTITQKQIHNPNSSST; encoded by the coding sequence GTGTTTCAGTGCAGTCTGGACAATCCGACCCATCACCTTTCGCCGTCTGACATTATCCTGCTGAACATTTCCATGGCCAACCTGCTGACCTCGCTGTTCCGCACCGTGCCCATCTTCATCTCTGACCTGGGCCTGAACGTCTCCCTGGAAACCAACTGGTGCCGTCTCTTCATGCTGCTGTGGGTGTGGTGGCGGGCTGTGGGCTGTTGGGCCACCCTCACGCTCAGCATCTTCCACTACGCCACACTTAAGCGCAAACGCATCTCTACGTGCCCACAGGCACTGAAGAGCGACCGCAGACGGACCTGGGGTGTTCTGGGGCTGGTATGGGGCGCCAATTTGGTGTTTTCGCTGCCAGCATTGGTTTTCACGACTCACGTGCGCGGGAACACTACCACAGAagtgatggtgatcagctgcaCCACgcgccccctgctgggctgCATGTGGGATTTCCCGTCACGTGACCAAGGCTCCGCCTTCGCCTCTGCTTCTCTGGTGCTAAACGAGGTTCTCCCCTTGTGTCTAATGGTGGGAACCAATGTGGCAACTCTGCACACCCTGGCTAAGCACATCCGGGCTGTCACAGCGGGGCCTGACACAGTGTCGGCTCACGTGAGCAGCGAGAGGAAGGCAGGTCACGTAATCATGGCCCTGGTCACCCTGTTCGTGGTCTGCTGGGTCATGCAGGTTGCTGCAGTGACGTACTATAACTATGATGGCGGGAAGCACAAGGACAGCCTACTGACTGTGTCCCAGTTCTCGTCCTCACTGTTTGTTGGCTTCAGCCCCCTGGTGGTGGCTTTGGGCCATGGCAAGCTACGCAAGAAGATCATGGGTATGGCGCATGTGTGGCTGCTGAAAGTTATATGCAGTGACACAGAGGAGCACAAGAGGGCACCAGAGAACAGCTCGGCCATAAACAGCACCATCACCCAGAAACAGATACACAACCCAAATTCTAGttcaacatga